TCATAATTATCTAGTGAGAGCTACATCACGATGCAAAATAATAAGGCGTTCAATATAATCATCATCTAAAACCGGTCTTGTGTCATAATACTCATAAACCTAATTCTTATAGTGAAGTGATGTTTCATTCAATTGTAATACCAAAACACCTTCCTTCTTTCACTGAAAGGACCACCAAACTGAAAATACATGAAGAGCCAATATGaacaaatgtacatgtaaaaaTGCACATCCTTGACAGGATTGTATGTGACTTGATTATCAACATCACAGCAAGCGATTGTCATCTGTTATCAGTTGTTTGAAGTACAGGAAATTGTCAACCCGTTTCCTCAAAGAGGGTTACTAAGAAAGAATCTATTTGTCATAAGTTATAGGATAATATTAAATGCCTCTTATCTAAAGTAAGTTTGGATTTATTGCCACCTCACCTGGTAGAAGATGCCACCCTGCGTTTAGAAATAGAGGAGGGTATCTGAACCCCAGAATCCCCAGGAACAGACGTCCAGAACAGTCGAAAgcctttaaaaaaacaacaacaaaaaaacaacaatataaacaGATGATGTCTACTGCGCAGCAAAAGTCAGATAGTCACAAAGTAAGAAATCACATAATCCATTACTGAGCAGAAGGGACAAATGTGCAACAGAACCTACAAAATTGCCTTAAAGAGAGCACAGTCTCTAAACATCAGATCATACATAAAATCCACAACATTAGTCAGAAACATACTCTGCACCCAGACACAGACAGTAAACATTATTATGCTGACCAAGCTTAAGATAGGACAGAAGTGCCAATgtgtaattgtcattgctgcatAGAAGTTACTCACCTTCATCCTCCGAGTTGGAAACTGCCTTAGACTCTCTCATCATGCTGCCGCTTCCAGGGATTTCTTTGATACAGCTAAAGACAATGGAATTAGGTAGATGAAGAGGAAATGTGTTCAGATTCCAAGGCCCCCCTCTATTTACCTGTCCAGTATAGCAGCGAGCTTCTTGGCTACATGTGTGCGGAATTCAGGGGTAGTCTGCAGTTCATTTCCATCATGCTCGTGGCAGTCAGGTCGAACCCTGCAGTGATCCCAAATGTTTAGGGCCACAAACACCAAAATATTCATTACATGCTTCTGATAATTCACAATACATACCGTAAACTTGGAGTGATAGGATCCTGTTTACATCGTACCGATTTGTCTATACCTGCAATATAAAGAACACTAAGCAAATCACAACAAAGACTACTGAAACAGAATTTTCTACTCAGGAAAAAATACTGGCATATACTTCAATGTCAGCTTATATATAGTAAACTGCAATACAGTAAGGGTATAGGTGTGGGAGGATAAACAGTGAACTAGTGATGGGAAAACTTATGTCATTGTGATGTCTAAAATAAAACCAACCTAAAAAGcttctatactgtatattgtgcATAAGATAAAATAATGTTGTAGCATGTTGGTCAGTAGAAAATATGAGCAAGACCATAAGTGGCCGACAagaaaaaagacaatgcaagcctTTGGAGCAATGTGGCTCTTTGTCAGAGTGGTTTACAGATGAAAACTGAAATAGCAGAGTACAGAATAACGAAGTACACCAAAAGATAATGCACACGTTACAAAGTGCTAAAATGTAAATTACATTGTTGCATATATTGTGAAAACCTGGCCTTCAGTCAGTTACTTAAAAGGTTCTTTGTTTCAGTGTGCTGGGAGCCTGGCCGAAAATTGAGACACCAATGCTCACTCACTAACATTACATTTAGATGCATAACTTGCACCaaaccaatcagacactttctTATATTGTCTAACTTACACTAAACAGATAAAAGTCAAgcactgattggttgctgtgtttCAGTGCAAATATTGCACTCAAGTACAGGACTAGCAAATTAGTCCTGCTGTGGTAAAGTTTCCCTACCAGCTAGTATATACATTTTACTAACTTGATGATTCACTTGGCAGGGGGCCCTCCATGACGTTTTTCCCTGGGATCAGTGGTTCTTCTCACACTCCTGACTGAACACTAGGGCCGTGTGACATTGCAGCTTGCAATTGGTCCTCCTGCGCCACCATATTAAAATGGAAAATGAAACAAACTTAAAATAGATTTGCCAGTTCTGTATTACAGACCCAGTAGAGCCCCAGGCATAAAAGCTGCATTGAGCAGCTCCAGAAGTTCCTGCTCACCAagttaataaaatgtatacacaAGGTGGTAGAGCCGCTTTAAAGGGTAGACATGGTTATACATTTGAATTCCcagatttttgattttttttttgtcatgttcTCTTTCAGTTCTCATATACATGGACAGGAGAGATGTATCTTATTACTTCACTGGTTTGTAAATTTATTGTGTGTTATTAACTATTCATTCTTGTGTGAAATTTCGGTTTTGTGTTTCCACCAACAAAGCTCCCAGTGTGGCGATTTAGTTTACTTACCTGTATAAGGACCTGTAATACCAGAAAGTAAAAACGTgtatttcctgtatcctgaagtACACAGCTAATAATATTTTGCTACAGAAACAACCCATGACTTACAATGTGTACAGATGGAGATTTAGTATGCGTCAGTATCTAAAATTAAGTTCCATACAGTCGTGTGAAAAAGTACACTCGCTTTCAAATCTGTGTCTTTGCATATTAGaacataattaacaatcatctagtcctcaccAAGTAGTACAatttcataaatctaatcatgcgAGAAATAACCCACAACAGATCACAATTTTACCAAGCCAACACAAAGAAGCCACGTGTGCAATAGCAAGTACACCCTTACTAATGCCATACAAATAAAGAAAGTAATTTGAGCTTGGTGCTGCTAATCAAAATCTCATCAGTATTTGTTTATCAGGAAGTGCTGCCCCCACTATGTAAATGCAGAACCTTTGGCACTTCAGTCTGGAGCATTCAGGTTTATTTTAGCACCATGCCAAGGAGAAAAGACAATGGATCTAGGAGAAGCAATTGTTGCTGTTCAACAATATGTAAAGCGTTATAAGGTCTTTACCAAACAATTTGAAGTCCCAATTCTACAGTAAGAAATATTATTTAGAAATGGAGAGCACAGCTGCCAAACTTTTAGGAGAGGGTGTCCCAGAAAATTCACCCAAAGACCAGATAACAAATTACAAAGAACTTCATCATGGGGTCTACCAAACCTCTGTCAACACAGTAATTGTTAAAGTTCATGATTCCACTATTGAAAACTGCTCCAAAAAGAAACAAGTATTGTTTTCTTGGACGGGTGCCCTGGAGAAAGCCCCTGCTCTCCAAAAATAACAGTACAGTTTAGGTTTGCAAAATTGCATCTGAATGAAACACAATGACATTTGGGCAGACAAGAACAAAGTTGAGTTGTTTGGTTTTAACACACAATGCCATGTTTCCTGGCAGCTGATAAAAGAATCTAGGTTCTGAAATGACCATATACTAACCCCattgaataaaataaagtaaaatatgtaGTGTATTATTTGTCAAATGAGACAAGATTTATTAATTTTTAGGATTTGGTGCAAACTAGAAGATTGTTAAGcagggtacacacctatgcaatctaacttcagatgcaatttctgtattgATACACCAACGATTGAAAGACCTGATAGCcatgctgattcatgcgtacacagctacacaatttatcttcagatctatgatcttcatctctcataaccatttgCATGAAAATATCATGACTgtacactagagatgagcgcactcggatttcctgaatccgagcccacccgaacattgccgatctgagtcggatccgagacagatccgggtattggcgccaaatgaaaacttgaaagcgaggctccgagtcataatcccgttgtcggatctcgcgatactcggaacctataaattcccggctagtcgccgccatcttcactcgggcattgatcagggtagagggagggtgtattaggtggtcctctgtcctggtagatctcgtgctgtgctgtttagttctgtgctgtgttctgcagtatcagtccagtggtgctgtgtcctgtgcttctaagggcatagttattttatttccccattattcccaagtgtttaaaaaaaaaaaaaaaaacagttataaaaaaaaatacaaaaaaataattaaaaaaataattaattacaacaaaatttgcaaaaccaatcctgcagtataagcccattggtactgcaatattaccaagttcacacattcagcagtatatcagtccagtccagtggtgctgtgtcctgctgagttcagtggtgctgctggctcctgtgctgtgtcctgttcagtccagtggtgctgtgtcctgtgctctgtgcttctaagggcatagttatttacccattattcccaagtttttaaaaaataaaaaaaagttataaaaacacacttaaaaaaataaattaaaaaaaaaaaaattataactatcttgcaactattttttgggcattatgtgaccattcaacagtcgtttgccatgttcaaaaagtaaaagaaaatgccaacaaattcaataaattaaatcaaaagttaaatgccctgtcattatttaaaacaagaggttttgacgtgctagaattagtgtagtgttaagatgttataaacactacacttggaagaggtattgtggccccggtatcaaattgtgtaccggggccaccctactacgcagtccagatacttgtttggtggaattctgaccagttgagggttttattattatattgtggggaccactctataccacactaccactctatactacactaccactctataccactctatttaatactttaattctatttaattctttaattctattagtagttaccataaagaggaacaaattaaacaaattttaccaaaagtataatatgacttacaaacacaacacttgaaagatggtgcctttaaatgaaaaagtcactcttcattgcacgactatgtgcaacaaggacagttttttggtttacaaagtcaaccaataacacttcgaccctgtctgtctttaacatacttgatgggatctcaatgatgaatgctctgtaccatggttggaggaggtattgtggccccggtaccaaatttagtccagatagaggtgtatcagatattaaacaacgttgactgttgctgcaaaattttttaaataatattgtggggaacactacactacgcagtacataaactttttgggtggaattcagacccatggagggttttttaataatattgtggccccggtaaaaaattgtgtactggggccaccccactacgcagtcataccagttgatggttttcttattatatatattgtggtgaccactcctctacgcagtccagatacatttattggtgcaaatcatacaagttcagggtttttaatttatattgtggtgacccactcctctacgcagtccaggtacattattcggtgcgattcataccagttgatggttttcttattatatatattgtagtgacccactcctctacgcagtccaggtacattattggtgcgaatcatacaagttcagggtttttaaattatattgtggtgacccactcctctacgcagtccaggtacattattggtgcgaatcatacaagttcagggtttttaatttatattgtggtgacccactcctctacgcagtccagggtacattttttggtgtgattaagaccagttgatggttttcttattatattgtggggaccactccactacgcagtccagaaagatacctcgttgcaacgttttggattaataactatattgtgaggtgttcagaatacactgtaaattagtggaaatgcttgttattgaatgttattgaggttaataatagcgtaggagtgaaaataagcccaaaaacttgctttttgaactttttaaaaaaaaaatccgaaccaaaacctttcggcaggtgttttgcgaaacaaatccgaacccaaaacatcgcggaaagccgaatccaaaacacgagacaccaaaagtcgccgatgCACATCTCTACTGTACATACACTACAGATAACTGCTTACGCTGCTGGCTGCGAGTACGTACGTACACAtttcctaaaaatcactatcaacgatggaatgatatcaggcaaatgtggaagtttGGAAAACCAAACCAACAGATGCAATgtattttggtacaataaaatattatcGTGAGGGCGTAAACACTCTTGCAATGTCTAAACAAACGGTCGTGAAtcttgtgatctgcacgataattaaATCTGGTTACACGTCTATACAATTATGTTGGGATATATAGAAATACAGATTTGAAAGATggtgtactttctttttcacaCTCACTGTATATGAAAATATACAGCCAGCAACAAATAATACTTTCAATTAATTAAATGAGGAAAATTCAATTTAGTTATCAAAATGTGATGACCTTTATTTCAGGCTCAAGGTCCACTTAGCATGAGTAATATAAATCAGAAGATACTACCAAAACAGAAAAATCACTTGCACTTGTTATATAGGTACACACATCCATACATACTGTAAGGCAAGCAAAAACAATTTAGACTTCAGTTCAGCATAATTTGGATTTTAGAATATCGGACATGGGGGAGGAAGCTGGCCATGCAAAGGCCaattgtgtcactttgcccatgaAACGGGATGCATTTCCAATATGACTATGCATATGGGTGGGTATCAAAGTATGtagccagcaaaaaaaaaattgcaattaaatCAGCCAGTCACATTTATGTATCAAAACATGGCTATTTACAAGCTTAGATAAATAGCAGTAGCAACTTCACTCAGATCATGGTTTATTCATTGAGCCAACATGTGCAATTACTGGTCTTCCATCAGAGTGAATGGTACTTTTATGTCTCTTTTGGGAGGCGGGGACATACGACAGTAGCACAACCAATAAAAGGCAGACTTCAATGAAGCCTTCAGGTGCTGAAGCCTGGCCGTCAGTGACAGCATCCTGTTCCACCAAGGTGATCCTTGTTACATAGTGTTCACAATGATGGAATTTCCAACCCAGGGTTACCACGGAAACCTGGTAACATTGTTTTGAGGTCACCTCAACTTCTTTCAGGATGGAGGTGGCCATATCAAAGCAAGGCGATCCAATTCAGCTTTTTCCTGTGATCCTGCATTACTAGTTAACTATTACAAGTGATCAGAGCAATAGGGGGATATTGATGAGCCCTAATGCTCCAATATCCCTTCTCTATTGCGCTACATGTACCACATCGTCCCAACAGGTGTGTCATGACACATTTATCTATCCCAGCAAAACACATAAGTTAAACATGTGCAAGAGATGACACATTAgctatattttaatgataaatcacACACATTTGTATTTCATGATGTTTAAACACATTAATTTAGGATTCCAATTGTATTTGTTACAAATATCTCAGTGGTCTGCCAAAAAATCAATACACGTGTGGCATCTTTTTTGAAGCATCGGAAAGGAGGATGTACtggtatactgtactgtactgtctaCTTTTGTTTAGGACACAAATGTTCAACTTGCAAACTTCCAAAACTGGTTACAAATCACCACAAGTGAATGGTATATATGGTACTACCAAACTTGTGAGTTTTTACTACATATCACATTTGCTTGTCATATTACACTATGTCACAGTCTTGTTCTCCTCTTCGCCTCCCAGTTGTCTCTCTGTTGGATTTTACCAATTCCAAACTATTTTGCCCACCTTGGCTTGTATATAAACAATTCTAGTTTTTTCCTTTTGCTTAGTCAGCTACTGTCTAGTGAAGGTAGTTCTAGAGATTTGTGGGTGGTGACGTCAATCAGAGAGTCCTTAGTGAAGACCGGGGTTCCCAATAGACTTTGTCCCTCCGATTTAGCCTACACTCGCTATCAACATAATGAGTTAACATATGGGACAATTTGTTCACTTTCTCAGAAAAAGAACTTTACTGACAATCCGCTACCAGCCACTTCTCTTTTCTAAGTGATTTCTtcccacagacaaaaaaaaaatactatttggaGAGCGGGAGCTTCTGAACATAAGGCCAGAATGGAGGCAGCTATCAGAAGAAGTATTCTTTCCCATATAGATAACAAAAAGTATGGAATACCTCTAAATGACACATCATCTTGTTCCAAACATGTGAAAGCAGATGCTGTTTTCAGTCAACTGATTTCAAAGACTGAATAAAAGGAACAACTTTCTCACACAGTTGACAACTATAATTCCTGTATCCACTTCCATCTTCTCTTTAAACATTCCTGTATCAAATCCTTTGTAGCTAAAGAAATTTGTATTAAACTACATTCTTAAGCCCACAACTCCAAGTTTGCTGGACATTCTAAAATGAACAAACTTAAGTTTTTAGtggcttcagaaaaggaagatcaaAGTCTTGGAGAGGCCTAGTCAGAACCCCGACCTCAGTCCCATTGAAAACCACTGGAATGACCTAAAGAGGGCCATGCACAGGAGATAGCATCACAATCTAAAGCACCTTGAACTTTTGCAGGGAAGAGTGGGATATAATTGAAGAGTGTCCAGATGtgcaagggagagagggagagaccaaTTCAAAATGACTCCCTACTATAATAGAAGCCAAAGGTGCTTCATGGAAGTATAGTTGAGGGGTGTGCACACTTCAGCAACCAGGGTATTTTAGGGTTTTCTATATTCAAGTTTTTAATTTTCCTAAAAGTTGTCTATTTGTTTTGCAGTCAGACTTACTTATTTTTAATGTCACATTAAAGGTGCTAAAAGGTCTgatatgatttatcttgatttcaggcttcacATCACAAACACCTTTAATTTACATTAGGGTG
The Mixophyes fleayi isolate aMixFle1 chromosome 1, aMixFle1.hap1, whole genome shotgun sequence DNA segment above includes these coding regions:
- the C1H12orf43 gene encoding protein CUSTOS isoform X2, which produces MEGPLPSESSSIDKSVRCKQDPITPSLRVRPDCHEHDGNELQTTPEFRTHVAKKLAAILDSCIKEIPGSGSMMRESKAVSNSEDEGFRLFWTSVPGDSGVQIPSSISKRRVASSTSEDSEEEKQRRFSEAAVSGLDILKESALQTSPVEESMDTVCNNQIKKKCKKKKKKKKDKGLGDDIESDDQNATSESEKNGAKRKKKKVVLEKS